The region TGCAGCGGTGAAATTCGTCACTTTCAGAGCTCAGAAGACCTTTCCTTTAGTAAAACAGTGGGATTGATTCCTCTGTGTCCAGCAGGGTCTGAGCTGGCGTTAACATTTGTTAAACTGGGGAACTGGATATCAGGCACTTTGAAGGACACAATGGGGCATGGTCCTTTAACATTGAGACACACTAGCTTCTTCAGTGAAGCGCTGTTGACAATATCGAAGCCCACTTTTCCGCCAAAAGTGCTGGGCATCCAGTACTCAGGGGAGCAGATGGGGTTACCCATCAGGCCTTTCAGGGAAAAGGGGGCACCCATTTCCACCATGGTCTCTCCAAACACAGCGTTAGGTCTGGGCTTCTCCACAAGGAGCCCAGAGTACAACTCCACAGCATCCACGTGTCCATACAGCTTCTCCAGCTCTAACGCCAGCTCTTTGTCTCCTAGaagcaacaacaaataaaaaacaacttcaGTCTGGCATTCAGGTGCCTAATGAGTTCATAAACTTAGAAGAACTGACTAAGGAGGTTGTTTGAACTCACTGAAGATATGCTGATATTCATTATGTgacaaacaaacatatatatgtTGACTATGTTCTCTTTGGTTGGAGGGAAATGGTGACATAGGTTGTCAGAAACCTCTCACCTTCTATTCAGCTATCTGACCTTCAGACCCCTAAATCTCTTTGTTAGACTTGTATCCTGTACATACTTCACCCCCACTCTTATAACTCCACATTAGTTGTACATTAGTCACAGAATAACATGTTAATAATAAACCCAATATTCAAGGGATTTTGCACCATTTTGCACTTTGGCTAGGGTCAGTCTTACCTGTCAAGTCTTGGAAGGACATGTAAGGTCTCATATTGAACCGTTTCCTGTAAGCATTTAAGGACTGGTAGCGCATTTGTCTGCTCTGCTCCAGAACTTTAGTAGCCATCCCCTGAACTGCAGGAGGCAGGTTCCACCCTCCAGAAATCTGGACAGACACAAGAGAAAATCTGATATGAATACATTGCCAAAGTTTGAACACCCCTGGTCAAAttttacaaagaaaacaaacttAAAATGACTTTTTGGTTTTGCTTATTTTAGCACACTGTGtctgttgattttgtttttaatcagtgCTGATAACTTTTTAACTAAATTAATTGTCCTCTAACctgttaatttattaaatatctgtaaatgtggaattattttCCACTTATAAAATGAACCCAACATGTCATTAGAACATAGTAAACATGGTAAACTAATAGCCAGGTGCTATTTTAATTCTGTTCTAAGTAAAAAGTGTGGGCACGCACCCTGCCAGCAGTCTGCTTGGTGAAGGACTCCACCAGGTTACTGATGCCATGCTCCGTCACTATGGAGTTGTTGAAGAGGAACTGGGGGAAGGAGTAGACCTGGTTCTGTATGTGAAATGCGTCGGGCATCAGCGGGTGCCAGTGGTAGAGTGTGTTGAACTCAGCGGCAATGCGATTCTGATACTGAAACTTCTGGTTAAAGAGGAGCTCTGGGTCAAACTTCAGCTTGAAGTGGTAGCCACTCAGGTGCTGGACGTAATCTTCAATCACGATTTTGATGGTCTGACCTGGAGGACACAGAAAGAGACCTAATTATTAAACTATTATATTTTGCTACTGTTTTGCTACTAATAATCTCCTCCAACATTTATGACATTGTTTATATCTCATACTGATGCCTGATAAAGGCAGAATATTGCATTATATCTTAAAAGGTTCTGGGGCTATTTTACTGCTCAGGGATATTTTTAAGAGCAGTACAATTCACTGAAACCAATTTGAAACATTCAGAAGTCCAGGTCTATGTGCGAGTGGTCAGTAGAGGCCGTATTTACTGACCGATGAGAATGAGGCGTGTGGTCTGGAAGATACGCTCATCGTCCCAGTCCGGATGCTCCTGCTTCATTATGTCACACACACGGTTGTGTTCTCTCAGCCAGAGGGTGGCATACATCATGAGGCCAGGGACCAGGCCGAAGGCTTCATGACCCACAGCAAAACGCTGCTGCTCTGAGACATGAGGAGGGTAGTGCATCTCAACTTGAACATCTTTAACCAGAGGAGGATATACCTCACCATCCACAACCTGAGGGTCCAACACACACAAGTTCAGTCAGATAAACGTACAGCAtttgtattataatataatagttCTGTAAACAATCTCGATATAAAACCATAAAGCTCTTATTTTCCTTCTGTTACTttctattaatatttttcaaccaataaataaaataaataaattta is a window of Hoplias malabaricus isolate fHopMal1 chromosome 1, fHopMal1.hap1, whole genome shotgun sequence DNA encoding:
- the ptgs2a gene encoding prostaglandin G/H synthase 2a, which produces MKKTILFYLLLNISIFSCFGLDPCCVQPCQNRGVCLSKGSDSYECDCTRTGFYGENCTIPELSTRIKSFLKPSPNLVHHILTHYKWIWDIINNISFIRDAIMRYVLTSRANLIDSPPTFNSDYDYKSWEAYSNLSYYTRTLPPLPKHCPGGTTALPAAKDVVQKVLLRKRFTPDPQGTSLMFAFFAQHFTHQFFKSDLKKGPAFTKSLGHGVDLSHIYGETLEKQHKLRLFKDGKLKYQVVDGEVYPPLVKDVQVEMHYPPHVSEQQRFAVGHEAFGLVPGLMMYATLWLREHNRVCDIMKQEHPDWDDERIFQTTRLILIGQTIKIVIEDYVQHLSGYHFKLKFDPELLFNQKFQYQNRIAAEFNTLYHWHPLMPDAFHIQNQVYSFPQFLFNNSIVTEHGISNLVESFTKQTAGRISGGWNLPPAVQGMATKVLEQSRQMRYQSLNAYRKRFNMRPYMSFQDLTGDKELALELEKLYGHVDAVELYSGLLVEKPRPNAVFGETMVEMGAPFSLKGLMGNPICSPEYWMPSTFGGKVGFDIVNSASLKKLVCLNVKGPCPIVSFKVPDIQFPSLTNVNASSDPAGHRGINPTVLLKERSSEL